From a single Paraburkholderia sp. D15 genomic region:
- a CDS encoding AMP-binding protein: MRFDLTASRFVDTDVRADAWAVIGADRSLRWHQLASEAEAWAASAREQGFAADVPVIVRGHKEAAFFVAMAGALLLGAPFVPVDTIYPDERMRRIAATLAARTYFDAQSGRFVSLDSGPGTQIAQDDHGEDGGAHRAAAPLHEKNLAYVLFTSGTTGEPKGVQIGRESVAALTRWMSADFALGDAPVFLNQAPFSFDLSMYEVFGTLALGGTAVLASRALTAQGAAFLATIERHGVTTWVSTPSFAQQQLLNPQFSQAGLPALKTFLFCGEVLPVTLARQLRQRFPAARIVNTYGPTEATVATTWIVVDDAVLAQHARLPIGHAKRDAEVFVESGELCIAGAHVMRGYLNRDDLNAARMFTHHGQRAFRTGDLGAVEGDGLLFCHGRIDDQIKVGGYRIELMEIDAALRALPGVSSAAAVPLRRPDGSVARIVAFIATGHDDARLPDALHDWKALLGARLPPYMIPSELLACRALPVSVNFKIDRVQLAQDYRDSHLKAQRPANA, encoded by the coding sequence ATGCGATTCGATCTGACGGCGAGCCGCTTCGTCGACACCGACGTACGCGCCGATGCCTGGGCGGTGATCGGCGCCGACCGCTCGTTGCGCTGGCATCAACTGGCGAGCGAAGCCGAGGCGTGGGCCGCGTCCGCGCGCGAACAGGGTTTCGCCGCCGACGTGCCGGTGATCGTGCGCGGTCACAAGGAAGCGGCGTTTTTCGTCGCGATGGCGGGCGCGCTGCTGCTCGGCGCGCCGTTCGTGCCCGTCGATACGATCTATCCGGATGAACGGATGCGGCGTATCGCGGCGACGCTCGCCGCGCGCACCTATTTCGACGCGCAGAGCGGGCGCTTCGTGTCGCTGGACAGCGGGCCGGGCACGCAGATCGCGCAGGACGATCACGGTGAAGATGGCGGCGCCCACCGCGCCGCCGCGCCGCTGCACGAGAAAAACCTCGCCTACGTGCTCTTCACCTCCGGCACGACGGGCGAGCCGAAAGGCGTGCAGATCGGCCGCGAAAGCGTGGCCGCGCTCACCCGGTGGATGTCGGCCGATTTCGCGCTCGGCGACGCCCCGGTCTTCCTGAACCAGGCGCCGTTCAGCTTCGATCTGTCGATGTACGAGGTGTTCGGTACGCTCGCGCTCGGCGGCACGGCGGTGCTGGCGTCGCGCGCGTTGACCGCGCAGGGCGCGGCCTTTCTTGCGACGATCGAACGCCACGGCGTGACGACATGGGTGTCGACGCCGTCGTTCGCGCAGCAGCAACTGCTGAACCCGCAGTTTTCGCAGGCGGGTTTGCCTGCGCTGAAGACCTTCCTGTTCTGCGGCGAAGTGTTGCCGGTCACGCTTGCGCGTCAGTTGCGCCAGCGCTTTCCGGCGGCCCGCATCGTCAATACGTATGGCCCGACCGAGGCGACGGTGGCGACCACCTGGATCGTCGTCGACGATGCGGTGCTCGCGCAGCACGCGCGCCTGCCGATCGGTCACGCGAAGCGCGATGCCGAGGTGTTCGTCGAGTCCGGCGAGCTGTGCATTGCCGGCGCGCACGTGATGCGCGGCTATCTGAACCGCGACGACCTGAACGCGGCGCGTATGTTCACGCACCACGGTCAGCGCGCATTCCGCACCGGCGATCTCGGCGCGGTGGAAGGCGACGGCCTGCTGTTCTGTCATGGCCGTATCGACGATCAGATCAAGGTGGGTGGTTACCGGATCGAGCTGATGGAAATCGACGCGGCGCTGCGTGCGCTGCCGGGCGTTTCGAGCGCGGCGGCGGTGCCGTTGCGGCGGCCGGACGGTTCGGTCGCGCGGATCGTCGCGTTCATTGCGACCGGCCACGACGACGCCCGTTTACCCGACGCGCTGCACGACTGGAAGGCGCTGCTCGGCGCGCGTCTGCCACCGTATATGATCCCGTCTGAATTGCTCGCGTGCCGCGCCTTGCCGGTGTCGGTCAACTTCAAGATCGATCGCGTGCAGCTTGCACAGGATTACCGTGACTCACATCTCAAAGCACAGCGGCCGGCGAATGCATGA
- a CDS encoding cupin domain-containing protein — protein sequence MSTITFTRIDARGPGATGLNPALHDPADVILEGAKAPHALNAYSDATNMLSAGVWQCDAGTLKLADLPIHEVCVLIEGEVVITSDDGRSERYAAGDAFILHKGFSGTWHMPVATKKYSIVYCG from the coding sequence ATGAGCACCATCACGTTCACCCGCATCGACGCCAGGGGCCCCGGCGCCACCGGTCTGAATCCGGCCCTGCACGATCCGGCCGATGTCATTCTGGAAGGCGCCAAGGCGCCCCACGCGCTCAATGCGTACTCCGACGCGACCAACATGCTGTCCGCGGGCGTCTGGCAATGCGACGCGGGCACGCTGAAGCTCGCCGACCTGCCGATCCATGAAGTCTGCGTGCTGATCGAAGGCGAAGTCGTGATCACCAGCGACGACGGCCGCAGCGAACGCTATGCCGCCGGCGATGCCTTCATTCTGCACAAGGGCTTCTCGGGTACGTGGCATATGCCGGTCGCCACCAAGAAGTACAGCATCGTCTACTGCGGTTGA
- a CDS encoding winged helix-turn-helix domain-containing protein, translating to MRILIVDEDTRIGIHVRKGLSDVGYVTDWVQDGETGLKLALTGHYALIMLNVALPVLDGWTVLGKLRVQLPTPVFLLNADDHPDQKARGLAMGANEYMVKPVDFEELLKRVRALLRDPSQTGSSLRVGDLALDLLGRKAIRQGDAIQLTTREFSLLWLLMRRRGEVLARSTITSQVWDMSFDYETNVVEAAIRRVRAKVDANYEPKLIHTVRGVGYVLDERDPSLEPRAAD from the coding sequence ATGCGAATTCTGATCGTCGACGAGGACACGAGAATCGGCATCCATGTACGTAAGGGACTGTCCGATGTGGGTTACGTCACCGACTGGGTACAGGACGGCGAAACCGGCCTGAAGCTGGCGCTGACCGGACATTACGCGTTGATCATGCTGAACGTCGCGCTGCCGGTGCTGGACGGCTGGACCGTTCTCGGCAAGCTGCGCGTGCAGTTGCCCACGCCGGTCTTCCTGCTGAACGCCGACGATCATCCGGACCAGAAGGCGCGCGGACTCGCCATGGGCGCCAACGAGTACATGGTCAAACCCGTCGATTTCGAGGAACTGCTCAAGCGCGTGCGCGCACTGTTGCGCGATCCGTCGCAAACCGGCTCGTCGCTGCGCGTGGGCGACCTCGCGCTCGATCTGCTGGGCCGCAAGGCGATCCGCCAGGGCGATGCGATCCAGCTGACCACGCGGGAGTTCTCGCTGCTCTGGCTGCTGATGCGCCGGCGCGGCGAAGTCCTCGCCCGCTCGACCATCACCTCGCAGGTGTGGGACATGAGTTTCGACTACGAAACCAACGTGGTCGAAGCGGCGATCCGCCGCGTGCGCGCGAAAGTCGACGCCAACTACGAGCCGAAGCTGATTCACACGGTACGCGGCGTCGGCTACGTGCTCGACGAGCGCGACCCGTCGCTGGAACCACGCGCGGCCGATTGA
- a CDS encoding cytosine permease, producing the protein MSSNGITQVETFGFERIPDRSRYARPIDLFRLLFGGCNTFSTSVLGSFPVLLGLSFKAGVYSIVLGVLIGSCILAPMSLFGPRNGTSDPVSSGAHFGIHGRIVGSFLALLTSVAFFSLAVWSSGDALVGGAHHLLGLPVNGFTLSLAYGLFAVLVLTVCIYGFRFMLWVNKIAVWAASLLFVVGIAAFAGPFDSAYAGKVALGSVGFWPAFVSAVLVAMSNPVSFASTLGDWARYIPQNTPRRSTIVAVMLAQLATFVPFFFGLATATIIADKAPQFIASNNYVGGLLAISPNWFFLPVCLIAIIGGMSTGTTALYGTGLDMSSMFPKLLNRVRATLLIGSLAIGFIFLGRFVFNLVESVSTFSVLINTCSCPWMMIMIIGFVTRRGFYLSDDLQVFNRGGRGGHYWFTHGWNWRAMGAWIPSALIGLCFVNLPDQFVGPLGQIADGLDISMPVSLTLACTLYVILLQSFPEPDGVYGPQGRRWLRGGSMGNAGVQPVVPAAKLDSTRKAAAAGARVQTPAAQPGRAARAGRDCERETALDTQDAG; encoded by the coding sequence ATGAGCAGCAACGGCATTACCCAAGTCGAAACATTCGGTTTCGAACGTATCCCGGACCGGTCGCGCTATGCGCGGCCCATCGATCTGTTCCGCCTGCTGTTCGGCGGCTGCAACACTTTTTCGACGTCGGTGCTGGGCAGTTTTCCCGTGCTGCTCGGACTGTCCTTCAAGGCCGGCGTCTACTCGATCGTGCTCGGCGTGCTGATCGGATCGTGCATCCTCGCGCCGATGAGTCTGTTCGGCCCGCGCAACGGCACCAGCGACCCGGTGTCGTCCGGCGCGCATTTCGGCATCCACGGGCGGATCGTCGGCTCGTTCCTCGCGTTGCTGACGTCGGTGGCGTTCTTTTCGCTGGCCGTGTGGAGTTCCGGCGACGCGCTGGTGGGCGGCGCGCATCATCTGCTCGGCTTGCCGGTGAACGGGTTCACGCTGAGCCTCGCGTACGGGCTGTTCGCGGTGCTGGTGCTGACGGTGTGCATCTACGGCTTCCGCTTCATGCTGTGGGTCAACAAGATCGCCGTATGGGCCGCGAGCCTGCTCTTCGTGGTCGGCATCGCGGCATTCGCGGGACCGTTCGACAGTGCCTACGCAGGCAAGGTCGCGCTCGGCTCGGTGGGTTTCTGGCCCGCGTTCGTGAGCGCGGTGCTGGTCGCGATGAGCAACCCGGTCTCGTTCGCGTCGACGCTCGGCGACTGGGCCCGCTATATTCCGCAGAACACGCCGCGGCGCAGCACGATTGTCGCGGTGATGCTCGCGCAGCTGGCCACCTTCGTGCCGTTCTTCTTCGGTCTCGCCACCGCGACGATCATCGCGGACAAGGCGCCGCAGTTCATCGCGTCGAACAACTACGTGGGCGGTCTGCTCGCGATCTCGCCGAACTGGTTCTTTCTGCCGGTGTGTTTGATCGCGATCATCGGCGGGATGTCGACGGGCACCACCGCGCTGTACGGCACGGGGCTCGACATGTCGAGCATGTTCCCTAAACTGCTGAACCGCGTGCGCGCCACGCTGCTGATCGGCAGTCTCGCGATCGGGTTCATCTTTCTCGGGCGGTTCGTGTTCAACCTGGTCGAGAGCGTGTCGACGTTCTCGGTGCTGATCAACACCTGTAGCTGCCCGTGGATGATGATCATGATCATCGGCTTCGTCACGCGGCGCGGTTTCTATCTGTCCGACGATCTGCAGGTGTTCAATCGCGGCGGACGCGGCGGCCACTACTGGTTCACGCACGGCTGGAACTGGCGCGCGATGGGCGCGTGGATTCCGAGCGCGTTGATCGGGCTGTGCTTCGTGAATCTGCCGGATCAGTTCGTCGGTCCGCTCGGTCAGATTGCGGATGGACTCGACATCAGCATGCCGGTTTCGCTGACGCTGGCCTGCACGCTGTATGTGATCCTGCTGCAGTCCTTTCCGGAACCGGACGGCGTGTATGGACCGCAAGGACGACGCTGGCTGCGTGGCGGATCGATGGGGAATGCGGGCGTGCAACCGGTCGTGCCGGCGGCTAAGCTGGACAGTACGCGCAAGGCAGCGGCTGCGGGCGCGCGGGTGCAGACACCGGCGGCGCAACCGGGACGCGCAGCGCGCGCCGGCCGCGACTGCGAGCGCGAAACCGCGCTGGACACGCAGGACGCGGGCTGA
- a CDS encoding LysR family transcriptional regulator ArgP, translating to MLDYALLDALAAVVRHGSFDRAASELNVTPSAVSQRVKLLEERVGSVLVKRGQPCVATTSGALLCRHTERVQLLEAELNGRLPAQPGALVEPWPALRVAVNDDSVGTWFIDAVAPFCVEREMLLDLVIDDQDHTAERIRDGSVQGAVTTQAEPVQGCRSTRLGRMRYLAVCAPAFRERYFPDGVTRESLRRTPCVDFNPKDQLQKRFMRRITRAELDPPLHWIPHVAGFLRACVTGLGWGMCPERMIAAHLASGELVEIAPGKHIDVDLYWQSWRLSIGWLDDFGAELRRRATEFLD from the coding sequence ATGCTCGACTACGCCTTGCTCGATGCACTCGCCGCCGTGGTGCGGCACGGTTCGTTCGACCGCGCGGCGAGCGAGCTGAACGTGACGCCGTCCGCGGTGTCGCAACGCGTGAAGCTGCTGGAGGAGCGCGTGGGGAGCGTGCTGGTCAAACGCGGCCAGCCGTGCGTGGCGACCACCTCGGGCGCGCTGTTGTGCCGCCACACCGAGCGGGTGCAGTTGCTGGAGGCGGAGCTGAACGGCCGTCTGCCGGCCCAGCCCGGCGCGCTGGTCGAACCGTGGCCGGCGTTGCGCGTGGCCGTCAACGACGACAGCGTCGGCACCTGGTTTATCGACGCGGTGGCGCCGTTCTGCGTCGAACGGGAGATGCTGCTCGACCTCGTGATCGACGATCAGGACCATACCGCCGAGCGGATCCGCGACGGCAGCGTGCAAGGCGCCGTCACCACGCAGGCCGAGCCGGTGCAGGGTTGCCGCTCCACGCGGCTTGGCCGCATGCGCTATCTGGCGGTGTGCGCGCCGGCGTTTCGCGAGCGCTACTTTCCCGACGGCGTGACGCGGGAGAGTCTGCGCCGCACGCCGTGCGTCGACTTCAATCCGAAGGACCAGTTGCAGAAGCGCTTCATGCGCCGCATCACGCGCGCCGAACTCGATCCGCCGCTGCACTGGATTCCCCACGTGGCGGGTTTTCTACGCGCGTGCGTGACCGGTCTCGGCTGGGGCATGTGCCCCGAACGGATGATCGCCGCGCATCTGGCCAGCGGCGAACTCGTCGAAATCGCGCCGGGCAAGCATATCGACGTCGATTTGTACTGGCAGAGCTGGCGTCTGTCGATCGGCTGGCTCGACGATTTCGGCGCGGAGCTGCGCCGCCGCGCCACGGAGTTTCTGGATTGA
- a CDS encoding acyl carrier protein, whose translation MTQNETLHAEVAALVESVVLRPVSGDEALLETGLVDSVLAVEIVMGVEMQFGVRIPPTEIAEHLASVDALSAFVAAHR comes from the coding sequence ATGACTCAAAACGAAACGTTACATGCCGAAGTGGCGGCGCTGGTCGAATCCGTCGTGCTGCGGCCGGTGAGCGGCGACGAAGCGCTGCTCGAAACGGGGCTGGTGGACTCGGTGCTGGCCGTCGAGATCGTGATGGGCGTCGAGATGCAGTTCGGCGTGCGGATTCCGCCGACCGAAATCGCCGAACATCTCGCCTCCGTCGATGCGCTGAGCGCATTCGTCGCCGCGCACCGCTAG
- a CDS encoding aldehyde dehydrogenase family protein produces MQHARQFYIDGQWVDPLDAGEAATLDVIDPSTARAFERIALGSAADVDRAVAAAKRAFVTYGETTIAQRIDLLQAILDVYRKRYDDMVDAISREMGAPRQYANDAQAWTGVAHLETMIRTLDSFEFESLKNGILIRKEAVGVCGLITPWNWPALQITTKVAPALAAGCTMVLKPSELAPLSGLIFAEILHEAGVPAGVFNLVNGEGRTVGEAMSRHPDIDMMSFTGSTRAGVQVAKAAADTVKRVHQELGGKSANLILDDADLKQAVMRGTRACFDNSGQSCDAPTRMFVPRAREAEALAYAKEAAGALKVGPADADGVDLGPVISDAQFDKIQRLIGVGIEEGATLVAGGLGRPEGLNDGYFVRPTVFGNVTPHMTIAREEIFGPVLSILAYDAEDDAIAMANDSLYGLAGYVQSASIERARAVARRLRTGTIYLNYADYNPDAPFGGFKQSGNGREYGEFGLEDFLEIKGVVGY; encoded by the coding sequence ATGCAACACGCCAGGCAGTTTTATATCGACGGTCAATGGGTCGATCCGCTCGACGCGGGCGAGGCCGCCACGCTCGACGTGATCGATCCGTCCACCGCGCGCGCGTTCGAACGCATCGCGCTCGGCAGCGCGGCGGACGTGGACCGCGCGGTCGCCGCCGCGAAGCGCGCGTTCGTCACCTACGGCGAGACCACGATCGCGCAACGCATCGACCTGTTGCAGGCGATTCTCGACGTGTACCGCAAGCGCTACGACGACATGGTCGACGCGATCAGCCGCGAGATGGGCGCGCCGCGTCAGTACGCGAACGACGCGCAGGCCTGGACCGGCGTCGCGCATCTGGAAACCATGATCCGCACGCTCGACAGCTTCGAGTTCGAGTCGCTGAAGAACGGCATTCTGATCCGCAAGGAAGCGGTCGGCGTGTGCGGTCTGATCACGCCGTGGAACTGGCCGGCCCTGCAGATCACGACGAAGGTCGCGCCGGCGCTCGCGGCCGGCTGCACGATGGTGCTCAAGCCGTCGGAACTCGCGCCGCTGTCGGGTCTGATCTTCGCGGAGATTCTTCACGAGGCGGGCGTGCCGGCCGGCGTGTTCAACCTCGTGAACGGCGAGGGCCGCACGGTGGGCGAGGCGATGTCGCGTCATCCGGACATCGACATGATGTCGTTCACCGGTTCGACGCGCGCGGGCGTGCAGGTCGCGAAGGCGGCGGCCGACACCGTGAAGCGCGTGCATCAGGAACTGGGCGGCAAATCGGCCAACCTGATTCTCGACGACGCCGACCTGAAGCAGGCGGTGATGCGCGGCACCCGCGCGTGCTTCGACAACAGCGGGCAATCGTGCGATGCGCCCACGCGCATGTTCGTGCCGCGCGCCCGCGAAGCCGAAGCGCTTGCCTACGCGAAGGAAGCGGCCGGCGCACTGAAGGTCGGACCGGCGGATGCCGACGGCGTCGACCTCGGCCCGGTGATCAGCGACGCGCAGTTCGACAAGATCCAGCGTCTGATCGGCGTGGGCATCGAAGAGGGCGCGACGCTGGTGGCCGGCGGGCTGGGTCGTCCGGAAGGGTTGAACGACGGCTACTTCGTGCGCCCGACCGTGTTCGGCAACGTCACGCCGCACATGACGATCGCGCGCGAGGAAATCTTCGGCCCCGTGCTGTCGATCCTCGCGTACGACGCCGAGGACGACGCGATCGCGATGGCCAACGACAGCCTCTACGGCCTCGCGGGCTATGTCCAGTCGGCGTCGATCGAACGGGCGCGCGCGGTGGCCCGGCGTCTGCGTACCGGCACGATCTACCTGAACTACGCGGACTACAACCCGGATGCGCCGTTCGGCGGCTTCAAGCAATCGGGCAATGGCCGCGAGTACGGCGAGTTCGGCCTGGAAGACTTCCTGGAGATCAAGGGCGTGGTGGGTTACTGA
- a CDS encoding FAD-dependent oxidoreductase: MNDPIKRAFEGVKLFPFWLDNPRAPAVERELIGPTSADLVVVGGGFTGLWAAIQAKEADPSADVVLIEAGKIAYGASGRPGGIISTSVMHGLPNATRVFPQDLDVLEKLGQDNLDEFKASLTRYGIEADVEWNGEMTVAVDPGHLDHLKGDYDLHVAHGHDVVLLDSQGAREQLDSPLFAGAMWSRNRSGTIHPAKLAWGLKAAALKLGVRLHEHSPLTRLEDRGATMLVHTQAGCIETPRVLLGTGTADVGVTDIKRRVMQVRDHIIATAPLTGEQMARIGWKNRQGIYDTRTQLNYFRLTQDNRIIFGGRVSYHFGGDPNPAADRDESTYYKLAEAFYRTFPQLDDVRFTHAWGGPIDYCSRGAVFARRYHGGKSVFVAGYTGFGVAGSRFGAKMGLDMLWNRDTVITSLDISRKGPSYIPPEPLRWIAAKITFNAFDGADDRGGWRRLWINSIKALGFPM, encoded by the coding sequence ATGAACGACCCGATAAAGCGCGCATTCGAAGGAGTCAAACTGTTTCCGTTCTGGCTGGACAATCCGCGTGCGCCGGCGGTGGAACGCGAATTGATCGGGCCGACCTCGGCGGATCTGGTGGTGGTGGGCGGCGGCTTCACGGGCCTGTGGGCCGCGATCCAGGCGAAGGAGGCCGACCCGTCGGCCGATGTCGTGCTGATCGAGGCGGGCAAGATCGCGTACGGTGCATCGGGACGTCCGGGCGGCATCATTTCGACCTCGGTGATGCACGGGCTGCCGAACGCGACCCGCGTGTTTCCGCAAGACCTCGACGTGCTCGAAAAACTCGGGCAGGACAACCTCGACGAGTTCAAGGCCTCGTTGACGCGCTACGGCATCGAGGCGGACGTCGAATGGAACGGCGAGATGACGGTCGCGGTCGATCCCGGTCACCTCGATCATCTGAAGGGCGACTACGACCTGCACGTCGCGCATGGTCACGACGTGGTGCTGCTCGATAGCCAGGGCGCGCGCGAGCAGCTCGATTCGCCGCTGTTCGCCGGCGCGATGTGGTCACGCAACCGCAGCGGCACGATTCATCCGGCCAAGCTCGCGTGGGGATTGAAAGCGGCCGCGTTGAAGCTCGGCGTGCGGCTGCACGAGCATTCGCCGCTCACGCGTCTCGAGGATCGCGGCGCGACGATGCTGGTGCATACGCAGGCGGGCTGCATCGAAACGCCGCGCGTGCTGCTCGGCACCGGTACCGCCGATGTCGGCGTGACCGACATCAAGCGCCGCGTGATGCAGGTGCGCGATCACATCATCGCGACCGCGCCGCTCACCGGCGAGCAGATGGCGCGCATCGGCTGGAAGAACCGGCAGGGCATCTACGACACGCGTACGCAGCTCAACTATTTCCGGCTGACCCAGGACAACCGCATCATCTTCGGCGGCCGCGTGAGCTATCACTTCGGCGGCGATCCGAATCCGGCCGCGGATCGCGACGAAAGCACCTATTACAAGCTCGCCGAAGCGTTCTATCGCACCTTCCCGCAACTCGACGACGTGCGCTTCACGCACGCGTGGGGCGGTCCGATCGACTACTGCTCGCGCGGCGCGGTGTTCGCGCGCCGCTATCACGGCGGCAAGAGCGTGTTCGTCGCCGGGTACACGGGCTTCGGCGTGGCGGGCAGCCGCTTCGGCGCGAAGATGGGGCTCGACATGCTGTGGAATCGCGACACGGTGATCACGTCGCTCGATATTTCGCGCAAGGGGCCGTCGTATATTCCGCCCGAGCCGCTGCGCTGGATCGCCGCGAAGATCACCTTCAACGCGTTCGACGGCGCGGACGATCGCGGCGGCTGGCGGCGTCTGTGGATCAACTCGATCAAGGCGCTGGGTTTTCCGATGTAA
- a CDS encoding LysR substrate-binding domain-containing protein, protein MKLHQLSTLAAIADTGSIRAAARSLGLSPAAVTKAVRELEADLQAPLVIRSASGVAFTEFGRTLVVHARVVLGQLQRAQSEIDALRGAAAGKLSIGVTPWVALTFLPPAVNRFRQRMPEVQLEFFEGLLAVVQPRLRDGSLDFSIGRPPPASPQSEFHNVPLFSTHSAVVARRDHPKAGCRSLLELEDSEWVLNWDPASRESIADNLFRKRGMRVPHTIHLAHSLAVVLGLLAHTDMLSIFPWPLAEVTLAKENLWALPLRETVDETIVSITSRRGAPTSPAAACFLECLREAIDEAARSREPEQRRLFHSIELLL, encoded by the coding sequence ATGAAACTGCATCAACTCAGCACGCTCGCGGCCATCGCGGACACCGGCAGTATCCGCGCCGCCGCCCGCTCGCTAGGCCTGTCGCCGGCCGCGGTGACGAAGGCGGTGCGCGAACTGGAAGCGGACCTGCAGGCGCCGCTGGTGATCCGCAGCGCGAGCGGCGTCGCGTTCACCGAATTCGGCCGCACGTTGGTCGTGCATGCGCGGGTCGTGCTGGGGCAGTTGCAACGCGCGCAATCGGAGATCGACGCATTGCGCGGCGCGGCCGCCGGCAAGCTGTCGATCGGCGTCACGCCCTGGGTCGCGCTGACGTTTCTGCCGCCCGCCGTGAACCGCTTCCGGCAACGCATGCCGGAAGTGCAGCTGGAATTTTTCGAAGGTCTGCTCGCGGTCGTGCAACCGCGTCTGCGCGACGGCAGTCTGGATTTTTCGATCGGCCGGCCGCCACCCGCATCGCCGCAATCGGAGTTTCATAACGTGCCGCTGTTCTCCACGCACTCGGCGGTGGTTGCGCGGCGCGATCATCCGAAGGCGGGTTGCCGCTCGCTGCTCGAACTGGAAGACTCTGAGTGGGTGCTGAACTGGGACCCCGCCAGCCGCGAATCGATCGCGGACAACCTGTTCCGCAAGCGCGGCATGCGTGTGCCGCACACCATCCATCTCGCGCATTCGCTGGCGGTGGTGTTGGGCCTGCTCGCGCACACGGACATGCTCAGCATCTTTCCGTGGCCGCTCGCCGAGGTGACGCTCGCGAAGGAAAACCTGTGGGCGTTGCCGTTGCGCGAGACGGTCGACGAAACCATCGTCAGCATCACGTCGCGGCGTGGCGCGCCGACGAGTCCGGCGGCCGCGTGTTTTCTGGAATGTCTGCGCGAGGCGATCGACGAAGCGGCGCGCTCGCGGGAACCCGAGCAACGCCGCCTGTTTCATTCGATCGAACTGCTGCTGTGA
- a CDS encoding LysE/ArgO family amino acid transporter, with amino-acid sequence MNWLSFSHGAALCASLIVTIGAQNAFVLRQGIMRSHVGKIVALCALSDFILIGAGVGGASVLVERFPVFVHTMLYVGLAYLAWFGFNALRRAVRPDHAALDAEASGAAPVQRALPIVLMTLAFTWLNPHVYLDTFLLIGTAGAREPEGARVAFALGAMAVSGVWFVGLGYGARAMAPLFRRATAWRVLDGAIGSMVLLLAVTQLR; translated from the coding sequence ATGAACTGGCTGTCTTTTTCCCATGGCGCGGCCTTGTGCGCCTCGCTGATCGTCACCATCGGCGCGCAGAACGCCTTCGTGCTGCGCCAGGGCATCATGCGCTCGCACGTCGGCAAGATCGTCGCGCTGTGCGCGCTGTCGGACTTCATTCTGATCGGCGCGGGCGTCGGCGGCGCGTCGGTGCTGGTGGAGCGCTTCCCCGTGTTCGTGCATACGATGCTGTACGTCGGGCTCGCGTATCTGGCGTGGTTCGGCTTCAATGCGCTGCGCCGCGCGGTGCGCCCCGATCATGCGGCGCTCGATGCCGAGGCGAGCGGCGCGGCGCCCGTGCAACGCGCGCTGCCCATCGTGCTGATGACACTCGCGTTCACGTGGCTCAATCCGCACGTGTATCTGGATACGTTTCTGCTGATCGGCACGGCCGGCGCGCGCGAGCCGGAAGGCGCACGGGTCGCGTTCGCGCTCGGCGCGATGGCGGTGAGCGGCGTCTGGTTCGTCGGACTGGGTTACGGCGCGCGGGCGATGGCGCCGCTGTTTCGCCGCGCCACCGCGTGGCGCGTGCTGGACGGCGCGATCGGCAGCATGGTGCTGCTGCTCGCGGTGACGCAATTGCGGTAG